A single window of Acidimicrobiales bacterium DNA harbors:
- a CDS encoding fructosamine kinase, producing the protein MTRIPDRVREALVEETGAHVASATAVGGGCINDAYRVELSDGTTLFVKTHPSPPADFFAIEAEGLRWIARTRTVRVPEVVCHGDCYLALEWIEPGHPRPGTWAEFGEALAGLHSAPAHGHGWHRDGFIGDLPQPNAPAPDWTTFWLERRIRPLTLRAVGEGLLPQSTLRMLDDVGDALVEILGPDVRCGPLHGDLWSGNAMVDHTGSVVVVDPAPYAGDPDVDVAMMSLFGGFPPECLHAHDAAIPPREGRPLRIAAYQIYPLLVHTVLFGSSYAERALATLRRIAS; encoded by the coding sequence GTGACTCGCATACCCGATCGTGTACGTGAAGCCCTGGTCGAGGAGACGGGCGCGCACGTGGCGTCCGCCACTGCAGTCGGCGGAGGCTGCATCAACGACGCCTACCGGGTCGAGTTGTCCGACGGCACGACCCTGTTCGTCAAGACACACCCCTCGCCACCTGCCGACTTCTTCGCGATCGAAGCTGAAGGCCTCCGGTGGATCGCCCGGACGCGCACCGTGCGCGTGCCGGAAGTGGTGTGCCACGGAGACTGCTACCTGGCCCTCGAATGGATCGAACCGGGGCATCCGCGTCCCGGCACATGGGCCGAGTTCGGCGAGGCGCTGGCCGGGCTCCATTCCGCACCGGCACATGGCCACGGATGGCATCGTGACGGCTTCATAGGAGACCTGCCCCAGCCCAACGCTCCGGCACCCGACTGGACGACCTTCTGGCTGGAGAGGCGCATACGACCCCTGACCCTGAGAGCGGTCGGAGAAGGACTCCTCCCCCAGTCGACCCTGCGCATGCTCGACGACGTGGGTGATGCCTTGGTCGAGATCCTGGGTCCGGACGTGCGTTGCGGTCCACTCCACGGGGACCTGTGGTCGGGAAATGCAATGGTCGACCACACCGGCAGCGTCGTCGTGGTCGACCCGGCTCCCTACGCCGGGGATCCGGACGTGGACGTCGCGATGATGTCGCTGTTCGGAGGTTTCCCGCCGGAGTGCCTGCACGCCCACGACGCGGCCATCCCTCCGCGAGAGGGGCGACCCCTCCGCATCGCCGCCTACCAGATCTATCCGCTGCTCGTCCACACGGTGCTGTTCGGCAGCTCCTACGCTGAGCGAGCCCTGGCCACGCTGCGCCGAATCGCGTCCTGA
- a CDS encoding TetR family transcriptional regulator: MQERSRRRVERILRAADRIIAAGGFEHLTIRRLASAARVPVGSIYQYFPDKAALVEAVARSYIERFDRLVEQLVAEAEGADWDDTVEAVFGAFVEEYRSNPGYVAMWTGRFLSPEIMRADDENNERIADGLRRILVRKEGVADGPELRTACRVAVHAADALLQLAFRTDPAGDEQILREAKRILRSYLHDLRGTDRDRIAGRKAGGGRTRMPPRRRPTVAGKRERANRR; the protein is encoded by the coding sequence GTGCAGGAACGTTCCCGCAGGCGGGTCGAGCGCATCTTGAGGGCCGCCGACCGGATCATCGCCGCAGGGGGCTTCGAGCACCTCACCATCCGGAGGCTGGCTTCCGCAGCTCGGGTTCCAGTCGGCAGCATCTACCAGTACTTCCCCGACAAGGCGGCTCTCGTCGAGGCCGTCGCCCGGTCGTATATCGAACGGTTCGACCGGCTGGTAGAGCAGCTCGTGGCCGAGGCGGAGGGGGCGGACTGGGACGACACGGTCGAAGCCGTCTTCGGAGCCTTCGTCGAGGAATACCGCAGCAACCCCGGCTACGTGGCCATGTGGACCGGTCGTTTCCTCAGCCCCGAGATCATGCGGGCAGACGACGAGAACAACGAGCGGATCGCCGACGGACTCCGAAGGATATTGGTCCGCAAGGAAGGTGTCGCAGACGGTCCGGAGCTCAGGACGGCCTGCCGGGTCGCCGTGCACGCCGCAGACGCGCTCCTGCAGCTGGCATTTCGGACGGATCCCGCAGGGGACGAGCAGATCCTCCGCGAAGCGAAGAGGATCCTGCGGTCCTACCTGCACGACTTGCGCGGCACAGATCGAGACCGAATCGCAGGGCGCAAGGCAGGTGGCGGACGAACACGAATGCCCCCGAGACGGCGCCCGACCGTCGCCGGCAAGCGCGAAAGAGCAAACAGGAGGTGA